Below is a genomic region from Sphingomonas phyllosphaerae.
TTTCCGACACCAGCACGCCCGGACACGTCTATCAGCTCTCCGCCGAGCATCATTATCGTGCCGAAATCGTGTTGGACCGGGTTAAAAACTGGGAATTTCTGGCACCGCAGACCGAACAGGAGGTACGCGACGGCGTCAACGCGGTCTCGACCGAGTTCCACGACTCGAGCAATATCCTGTTCGCCAATTACCACGGCTATCGCGTCACGCGGACGATCAAGCCGATGGACGCGGCGGTCAAGCTGTTCAACTCCGGCGGTATTCGCTTCCGCAACGTCCATGTGAACGCCGAGAGCGGTTTCGCGAGCTGCGACGCCAAGGGCTGCGGCACGTACCTGCGGGCCAGCAAATTCCCGTTTGAAAACAGCATCAAGGACATGACCCGCCGTCAGGAAGTCCGCGAGCGCGAGTTCGCCAGTCTCGACATCCCCGTGGCCAGCAATGTCGCAGCAATTCCAGTGACTTCCGGCGTAACCAAGCTCGCGGACGGCTTTTACTCGATTGCCGGCGGCGCGGTGGACGCGAGGGGAAAGTTGTATTTCGTCGACCGCTTCTTCCAGCGGATTCATGGCTTTACGCCGGCTGAGGGGCTGACGACCGTCTCTGACGCGCCGCTCGATCCGGTCAACCTCGCCGTCGATCGCTCCGGCCGCCTGCTGGTGCAATCCTCCGCCGGCCGCGACGGCAGCGTCTACAGCCTCGACCCTGCTAACCCCTTGGATATACGCCCGATCGAGCCGACCGCCGTTCGTGCGACGGGCAAGGTGACGACGCTCCTTCCGGTAAACGTCTGGGCGAACGGTGAATTCGCAGACCGGATCGATCCGGCGACCTACGAATATCCCCCGATCGCGTCCTTCTTCACCACCAAGCTGGGCGAGGCGAAGGCGCAGGAATATCGCTCGCCCGACGGATCGCTGGCGCTGCCGGCGTTTCGCGTCTGGAACCAGGGACCCGACGATCACCTCGGTTGGCGCTGGTCGGACACGCTTGATTCCTATGGCTTCGTCGGCGCGGTGCCGGGCAGCCGCGTCACGCTGACCAATGCGTCCGAGAACCTCACCTACAGCGGTCTGGTCGGCATGGGCGGGCAAGTGACCGACCTCAAGGTCGTCGCGCCACGCGGCGGCGAAAGCGTCGCGCGCGACGAAGCGGGCAACCTGTACGTCGCGAACGGACAGGTGTTCGTCTATGCCCCCGACGGCGCGCTGACCCGCCGCATCGACGTTCCCGAGCGCCCCCTGCAATTGCTGCTCGGCGGCGCGGACCGGCGGACGCTCTACATCCTCGCACACCACGCGCTCTACGCGATGCAACTGTAATGGCAGCAAATGCCGTCAGCTAGGGTGCGCCTCGACCTCCGCTTCAGCCTTCACCTCGCGGCGCGTCTCGGCGAAGCGCTCCCCAGCGTCGATCGCCCAGCCGGCGACGCGCTCGGCCAGCCAGCCGATCACCGCGCCCGCCACCACGTCGCTGCCATAATGCGCGCCCCGCGCGACCTGCGCCACCCCCGCGGTTCCCGCCGCCAGCTTCGCGACCCCGCCGATGCCGGGCGCTTCGTGCGCGACCGACTGCGCCACCGCTACCGCACCGGCGGTGTGCCCCGAGGGAAAAGCGTTGAAATCGGTATCGTCGGTGCCATGTCCCCTTCGCGGCACGGCGTCGGTGCCCGCGACGTTCGGGCGGGCGCGATCGACTCCGGCCTTCAGCATCGTCTTCAGGCCCGTCGCGAGCAGATGGCTCGCCACCATCCGCGCGCCGCTGCGCGCCAGCGCCGGGCGGCGCAGCACCGCACCGATCGCCAGCGTGCCGAGGCCGAGCGCGAGCAGCGGCGGCTCGTCGGTGGCCTTGGCGATCGGCGCCAGCGCGCGCATCGCCCCCGCCGCGGCCATCGCGCGCAGCGGCGCCGTCGCGTCATGCTCGCGTTGCGCGGCGGCGCGTAGCGCCTTCTTCTTCTTCTTGCCCATGTCGGCTCCGCTTTATGTCGGCTTGCCAACGAGCCGGGCGCACTTTCGGTCCCGCTCAGGACGCGGCGGTATAGGTGACGAACGGCTCGGCGAGCAGCATGCGCCCGTCGCGCCACACCTGCACCCCGCCGCCACCTCTGGTCGGATCGACCGAGGCGAGCACGCGATAGACATAGCCGCCGTTCGCGAATTGATAGATGCGCCGCCCGTCGCGTTCCTCGACCAGCCGCCCGCCGGTGATCGTCAACGACGTGCGGGTGTCGCGCCCGCCCCATGGCTGATCGATCGCGGGGAGATCGGTGTCGTGATTATAGCTGCGGTACACGAAGCCGTCGCGCTCGCTGCGCGTCACCTGTACCGAGCGTTTCGCGGTCACCCCCAGCACGCGCGTCTGCGGCGCGAAGCGGCACCCGGTCGTGTCGCGACCGTAGGTGACCGACGTGACGGTCGGTGTCGTCGCGCCCGGCTCGACCATGCCCGGGTTGACCGCATGGATGGTGCCGACCGTCCGGCCGGCGGCATTGGTCAGCGGATAATAGATCTGCCCCATCCCCGGATCGCCTGCGCCGATCCGCACCGGCACCTGATGCCGCACCAGCCCCGGCTTCGACAGGCTGGTCAGCGTCGCGCCACGCTGCGCATCGGGTGCGGACAGGATCAGCACGCGGTCGCGATCGGTCGAATCGCAGACGAACACTGCCTGCGTCCAGCCGTTGTCGCCGTTCAGCATCGAGATCGATCGCTGGTTCGCCAGTTGCGACCAGGCCGGCACTGCCGCCGCCACCGCGACCACCGCCACACCGCTCCACCACGCACGCATCGCTTCCTCCGTTTCGTTTCGCGCGCCCGTGCGGTAGGCGCGGCTGCATGAACGATCCCACAACGATCCGCCGCCTCTATGGCCGGCGTCAGGGCCATGCATTGCGCGCCGGGCAGGCGGCACTGGTCGAGGAACTGCTCCCGCGCATTGCGGTCCCCACCGATGGCCCGCTCGACGCCATGCGGCTGTTCGGCGACAATCGGCCGCTACAGGTCGAGATCGGCTTCGGCGCAGGAGAACATCTCGCCGGGCAGGCGGCAGCAGCGCCCGGCACCGGCTTCATCGGCTGCGAGCCGTTCCTCAACGGCGTGGTCGGCGCGCTCGGCCATGTCCGCGACGGCGCGCTCGACAATGTCCGCATCCACATGGGCGATGCGCTGGAGGTGATCGAACGCCTGCCGGACGGGTCGCTCGAGCGCGTCTACCTGCTCCACCCCGATCCCTGGCCCAAGGCGCGCCATGCCAAGCGACGAATGATGAACCACGGCCCGCTCGACCTGATCGCCGCCAAGCTGAAGCCCGGCGCGGAGTTCCGGCTCGGCACCGACGATCCCACCTATTGCCGTTGGGCGATGATGGTGATGCACCAGCGCGGCGATTTCGTCTGGCAGGCGCATAGTGCGCGCGATTTCCTCGAGCGTCCCGCGGACTGGCCCGAAACCCGCTACGAGCGAAAGGCGCGTCGGCAAGGTCATGAAGTCTGGTATTTCAGGTATATCCGCGTATGATCCTTAACGGCAGTCGTTAACCTTCTGTTAACCAATTGCTGTGAGACGACGTTAAGGGTCGGTCTTCGCCGGCCAAAAAGGGGACGGACATGAAGAAGCACCTTTTGGCTGGTCTGGCGTTTGTCGGCGCATGTGTTTCCGCTCCTGCGTCCGCCACGGTCGCGGCAGGCGACATCGTCACGTGCGGCGGCGTCAGCCTCGAATGTTCGAACGATCGCGCGACGGTCGGTTCGGGCGTGGAGTTCGGGATCGACTTCAGCGATCTCGGTACGCTGTTTACGGCGGATTTCTCGGCCGGCCTGCTGACGCTCTTCTGGGCCAACAATCCCGAAGTGGGTGACGTCGGTGAATTCGGCGAGCCGTTCTCGCTTACCTTCAGCAACGAAACCAATCCGTTCACCTTTGCGGAATTGGGCGACGTGAACGGCGTCGAGGGCGTCGATGGCAGCACCGTCAGCCTCGATGGCGGTTTCCTGACCATCAACCTGTCGAACACGACGTTCGCGCCCGACAGCTCGCTGCAGGTGAAGTTCGATCGCACGACCACTCCGCCGGCCGGTCCGGTGCCGGAGCCGGCGACCTGGGCGATGATGATCCTCGGCTTCGGGCTGGTCGGCGCAGCGATGCGGAAGCGGGCGTCGGCGACGGTGCAGCCGTTGTTCGCCTGAACGTCGCGGCGGCACGGCTGTCGGCAGCCGGGCCGCCTTGGCGTTGCCTGTCCGGCGCCGGTCCTGTTTGTAACGGGACAAGGCACGACGAACGCTTATCTTCCTCCCATCGATCAAGGAGAGAAGAGATGCGTACCGTCCTCATCGCCGCCATCGCCGCCACGGTCATGGCGGCCTCACCCGCAGCGGCCAAGGGATGCCTGCGCGGTGCCGCCGCTGGTGGTGTCGCCGGCCATATGGTTGGCAAGGGGCACGGCGTGCTGGGCGCGGCCGTCGGTTGTGCGGCCGTCCATCATCATTATGCCCGCAAGGCAGCCGCCGCGCGCCCGCATTGACCCTAACGGATGGGCGGGCTCAGCCCCGCCCACCGAGCACGGCCAGAACCAGCGTCAGCGCGCCGAGCCCAAGCGACAGCGTCAGCCGCAACTGCCGCCACGCCGGCACCGCGCGCAACAGCGGCCCGATCTCGCGATCGCCCAGCGGACTGGCCAGCAAGGCCAGCGCCAGCGCCATGAGCCCGGCCGCCGGTGGCGCCACTCCGCCGAACACCGCGAGCAGCACCGCCCACCCGATCAGGCTGGGGGCGACCGCCAGCAGATAGGGCCACCAGCGCGCATCGCTGCGCGACAGCGCCTGCATCCACCACATCCCGCCCAGGAACGACAGGATCAGTGCCGCATAGCCGCCGCCGACGACCGCCGCGGCGGGGCGCGTCGCCGGCTCGACCAACGCGAGCGTGACGCAGGCGATTTGCGGCAACAGCCCCGCGATACCCAACGCCGCCGGTGGCGTGCGCACCTGCGGCAGCGGAGTCATCGCTCAGGCGACCTGCGGGGCAGCCGATGCCGGGCCAACCGGCGCTTCCTCGCCGCGCGAATAGGTGCCGACCAGCATCCCCGCTGCGATCACATGTCCACGGATCGCGGCGAGCAGGTCGCTACGTCCCGGGTTGATGTCGAGTGCCGCCGCGCTGTCGAGCGCGAACAGCTGGAAGACATAGTCATGGCTGCCGTGCCCGGTCGGAGGATCGGGCGGCAGCCAGCCCTCCTGACTATAGCTGTTTCGCCCGACATCCGAGCCGTCGTCCGCGCCGCGTCCGTCCGGCGCGATCGCACCCTCCGGTAGCGAGCCGTTCTCGGGCGGCAGGTTCCAGACTACGGCGTGAACCAGCGGGTTGGGCGCAGGGGCATCGGGGTCCTCGACCAGCAAGGCCAGCGCCGCGGTGCCCGCCGGTACGCCGCGCCACGTCAGCGGCGGTGACACGCCCGCGCCATCGGCGGTGAAGCGCTCCGGCAGGCGCCCGCCATCGGCGAACGCAAGGCTGGACAGTTCCAGCTGTGCATCACCGGTGACGATGCCGTCCTGCACGATCGCCAGCTTGGCATGACCGGCACGGACATTGTGCATCAGGCTGCCCAGCCAGTGCGGGACATGTTCGAGCATGATCGCGCTCCCTCAGGCCAGCGTGCGAACGTTGGGCTCGCGGTCCCAATAGCGTTGCTTGGCGGCATCGACGAACGCTTCGAGGTCGGTCACGCCCGCATCGGGCTCCACCCCGGCCTTGTCGAGCAACGGCTTCGCCGCATCGTTATGCCCGATCGCCTTGAGGTGGCCGAACGCGTCCATGACCCATTGCACCGCCGCGCCTTCCTTGACGAGCTTGGCGCACGCCGCTTCGGACAGGATCACCGCACAGGCATCCACCGTTACCGAGGGCTGACCGAACAATTGCGCATCGGCGGCGACGCTGGTGCCATCCGACAGCGGCACCGCACCGACCTTCGGCGCGATCGTCAGCGGATGGCCGCCGGCCGCCTTGACCGCCGCGACCGTCGACTCGAACTCCTCGCGATCGGTGCCGTCGGCGAACAGGATGCCGACCGTGCGCCCCTCCAGCGTATGCTTCTCCAGCGGGCCGCGCACGATGCGCAGCGCCGGGGAGGGGGCCATGTCGCGCACCGGTGCGCTGGTCGGCGATGCCGCGGGCAGGTCGATCGCCAGACCATCGGCGACGCGCTGCGCCAGTTCCTCGTCGACGTTGCGCAGATTGGCGAGCTGCGCGACGCGAATGTGCGGGATCGACACCTTGCTCAGCTCGAACACGAACGCCGAGGCGATATGCGCCTGTTCGGCCTTGTCCATCGAGCGCCAGAACAGCCGCGCCTGCGAGTAATGGTCGGCAAACGTCTCGGCGCGGATGCGCAGCTTCTGGCCGCTCTCCTCGGCGGGGAAGCTCTTGAAGCCGTTCGGGTCCTCGCGCGGGCCGCCGGGCTCGCCGGCGAGATGCAGGCTGTTCGGCTCGTAATTGGCGCGGCCCTTGGGCACCTGCATCTGCATGTGGCCGTCGCGCTGCATGTTCAGGAAGGGGCAGCCCGCCGCATCGGCGCGGCCCTTCGCCTGGTTGATCGGCAATTGGTGCCAGTTGGTCGACCCCAGCCGCTTGATCTGCGTGTCCTGATAGCTGAACAGCCGGCCCTGCAGCAGCGGATCGTTCGAATGGTCGATCCCTGGCACCATATGGCTGGGGCAGAAGGCGACTTGCTCGGTTTCGGCAAAGAAATTGTCGGGATAGCGGTCGAGCACCATCTTGCCGACGATGCGAACCGGCAGCACCTCCTCGGGGATGATCTTGGTCGCGTCGAGCACGTCATACGGCTGGCTGTTCGCAAACTCTTCGTCGAACAATTGCACGCCCAGATCCCATTCGGGATAGTCGCCGCGGCTGATCCGCTCGAACAGATCGCGGCGCTGGAAGTCGGGATCGGCGCCGGCGATCTTGACCGTCTCGTCCCAGATCGTCGAGGCGAGCCCCGCGCGGGGCTTCCAGTGGAATTTGACGAAGGTGCTCTTCCCCTCGGCATTGACGAAGCGGAAGGTGTGGATACCGAACCCTTCCATCGTCGCGAAGCTGCGCGGCAGGGTGCGGTCCGACATCGCCCACATGATCATGTGGGTCGCCTCCGGCATCAGCGAGATGAAGTCCCAGAAGGTGTCGTGCGCGGTCGCCGCCTGCGGATAGCCGCGGTCGGCCTCCATCTTCGCGGCGTGGATCAGGTCGGGAAACTTCATCGCGTCCTGGATGAAGAAGACCGGGATGTTGTTGCCGACGAGATCCCAATTGCCCTCGCGCGTATAGAACTTCACCGCGAAGCCGCGCACGTCGCGTGGGGTATCGACCGATCCGGCGCCGCCCGCCACGGTCGAGAAACGCGCGAACACCTCGGTGCGCTGCCCCTTCTTCTGGAACAGGTCGGCGCGGGTGATATCGGCCAGCGAATCGGTGCATTCGAAATAGCCGTGCGCGGCCGAACCGCGCGCATGGACGATCCGCTCCGGGATGCGCTCATGATCGAAATGGTTCATCTTCTCGCGATAGACTTCGTCCTCCAGCAGCACCGGGCCGCGTGGACCGACCTTCAGCTGGTTCTGATTGTCCGATACCGGCGTCCCATGATTGGTGGTCAGCACCGGGTGATCGGCGTCGGTCACCTGATGCGTCTCGCCGCCGTTGCCGGCCGGACGGGTCTTGATGTCGGTCATGGACGATCCTCGTTCTTCCCGCGCGCAAGGGCGCGCCGGTGTCGTGGATCAAAGGGACGGCGCGCGCTGCGGTTCCGTGCGACGACGCGTTTCGTCGCGGCGGTCAGGCCTCGGCAAGCAGTGCCCGTACCTTGGCGGCCAAGCCTTCCATCGTGAACGGCTTGGTCAGCAAGGCGACATGCGGATCGAGCTGCCCGCTGCCGATGACGGCATTCTCGGCATAGCCGGTGATGAACAATACGCGCAGCGTCGGGAACCGCGCCAGTGCCGCATCGGCGACTTGCCGCCCGTTCATCTGCCCGGGCAGGCCGACATCGGTGACGAGCAGGTCGGGACGGATCCCGCTGTCGAGCATCCGCAGCGCGCCCGCGCCATCGCCGGCCTCCAGCACCGTATAGCCCAGCCCGTCGAGCACCTCGATCACCAGCATCCGCACCGTCGGCTCGTCGTCGACGACCAGCACCGTCGGCATTCCCTCGACAGGCTGTGCCTGATCGAGCGGCAGCGTCGCCTCACCCTCGTCGTCGACGCTGCCATGGTGGCGTGGCAGGTAGATGCACACCGTCGTGCCGTCGCCCGGCTCGCTGTAGATCCGTACCTGCCCGCCCGACTGGCGCGCGAAGCCATAGATCATCGACAGCCCCAGCCCCGTGCCCTCACCCATCGGCTTGGTGGTGTAGAAGGGGTCGAAGGCACGCGCCTGCACCTCTGGGGTCATGCCGGTCCCGGTGTCGCTGACACACAGCGACAAATACTGGCCGGGCGGCAGGTCGCGCGGGCGCGCGGCGCGCTCGTCGAGCCATTTGTTCGCGGTCTCGATCGTCACGCGGCCGCCGTCGGGCATCGCGTCGCGCGCGTTGATGCACAGGTTGAGCAGCGCATTCTCCAACTGGTTGGGATCGACCAACGTGTTCCACAGCCCGGCCGCGCCGACCACCTCCAGCGTGATCGCCGGCCCGAGCGTGCGATGGACCAGCTCCTGCATCCCCGCGACCAGCCGGTTGACGTCGGTCGGACGCGGGTCGAGCGTCTGGCGCCGCGAGAAGGCGAGCAGCCGATGCGTCAGCGCCGCCGCGCGCCGTGCCGCGCCCTGCGCCGCCGCGACATAGCGGTCCAGCTCGCCGATCCGTCCCTGCGCGACGCGGACCTGCATCATCTCCAGCGCGCCGGAAATGCCGGTCAGCAGATTATTGAAGTCGTGCGCCAACCCGCCGGTCAGCTGCCCGACCGCCTCCATCTTGTGCGCCTGCCGCAACTGTTCCTCGGCCGCCATCAACGCCGCGGTGCGCGCCTCGACCTCTTGCTCAAGCCGTTCGTTGAGCGTCGCCAACTCGTGCTCGGCGCGGCGGCGCTCGACGGCGTCTCGGGTTCGCTCCGCCACTTCGCGGACCAGCGCCAGTTCGTCGTCGAGCCATTCGCGCGGCTCGGCGTGATTGAGGTAGAGCAGCGCGACGAACCCGCCCTGTTCGGTCACCGGCATGTTGATGAACGACATCGCCGCCAGTTCGCGAAGCCCTTCCGCAGTAGCGCGGGTCCGGTCGTCCTCGCGCACGTCGGCGATCGCGACGGTCACGCCGTTCTTCAGATCCTCGATATAGCTGCCATAATCGCGGAAGTGCAGCACCGCGGGCAGGGGAGCGATGCCGTCCCCGCAAAAGGCGCGCTCGGTGGTGATCGTTTCGGCGACCGGATCGACGGTGCCGTAGCCGGCGCGGCTGACGTCGAGCGCATTGCCCAGCACCCGCGCCGCCGCGAGCGCCAGAT
It encodes:
- a CDS encoding phosphatase PAP2 family protein, which translates into the protein MGKKKKKALRAAAQREHDATAPLRAMAAAGAMRALAPIAKATDEPPLLALGLGTLAIGAVLRRPALARSGARMVASHLLATGLKTMLKAGVDRARPNVAGTDAVPRRGHGTDDTDFNAFPSGHTAGAVAVAQSVAHEAPGIGGVAKLAAGTAGVAQVARGAHYGSDVVAGAVIGWLAERVAGWAIDAGERFAETRREVKAEAEVEAHPS
- a CDS encoding tRNA (guanine(46)-N(7))-methyltransferase TrmB, with product MNDPTTIRRLYGRRQGHALRAGQAALVEELLPRIAVPTDGPLDAMRLFGDNRPLQVEIGFGAGEHLAGQAAAAPGTGFIGCEPFLNGVVGALGHVRDGALDNVRIHMGDALEVIERLPDGSLERVYLLHPDPWPKARHAKRRMMNHGPLDLIAAKLKPGAEFRLGTDDPTYCRWAMMVMHQRGDFVWQAHSARDFLERPADWPETRYERKARRQGHEVWYFRYIRV
- a CDS encoding PEPxxWA-CTERM sorting domain-containing protein, with amino-acid sequence MKKHLLAGLAFVGACVSAPASATVAAGDIVTCGGVSLECSNDRATVGSGVEFGIDFSDLGTLFTADFSAGLLTLFWANNPEVGDVGEFGEPFSLTFSNETNPFTFAELGDVNGVEGVDGSTVSLDGGFLTINLSNTTFAPDSSLQVKFDRTTTPPAGPVPEPATWAMMILGFGLVGAAMRKRASATVQPLFA
- a CDS encoding DUF3429 domain-containing protein; translated protein: MTPLPQVRTPPAALGIAGLLPQIACVTLALVEPATRPAAAVVGGGYAALILSFLGGMWWMQALSRSDARWWPYLLAVAPSLIGWAVLLAVFGGVAPPAAGLMALALALLASPLGDREIGPLLRAVPAWRQLRLTLSLGLGALTLVLAVLGGRG
- a CDS encoding YbhB/YbcL family Raf kinase inhibitor-like protein, with the protein product MLEHVPHWLGSLMHNVRAGHAKLAIVQDGIVTGDAQLELSSLAFADGGRLPERFTADGAGVSPPLTWRGVPAGTAALALLVEDPDAPAPNPLVHAVVWNLPPENGSLPEGAIAPDGRGADDGSDVGRNSYSQEGWLPPDPPTGHGSHDYVFQLFALDSAAALDINPGRSDLLAAIRGHVIAAGMLVGTYSRGEEAPVGPASAAPQVA
- a CDS encoding catalase encodes the protein MTDIKTRPAGNGGETHQVTDADHPVLTTNHGTPVSDNQNQLKVGPRGPVLLEDEVYREKMNHFDHERIPERIVHARGSAAHGYFECTDSLADITRADLFQKKGQRTEVFARFSTVAGGAGSVDTPRDVRGFAVKFYTREGNWDLVGNNIPVFFIQDAMKFPDLIHAAKMEADRGYPQAATAHDTFWDFISLMPEATHMIMWAMSDRTLPRSFATMEGFGIHTFRFVNAEGKSTFVKFHWKPRAGLASTIWDETVKIAGADPDFQRRDLFERISRGDYPEWDLGVQLFDEEFANSQPYDVLDATKIIPEEVLPVRIVGKMVLDRYPDNFFAETEQVAFCPSHMVPGIDHSNDPLLQGRLFSYQDTQIKRLGSTNWHQLPINQAKGRADAAGCPFLNMQRDGHMQMQVPKGRANYEPNSLHLAGEPGGPREDPNGFKSFPAEESGQKLRIRAETFADHYSQARLFWRSMDKAEQAHIASAFVFELSKVSIPHIRVAQLANLRNVDEELAQRVADGLAIDLPAASPTSAPVRDMAPSPALRIVRGPLEKHTLEGRTVGILFADGTDREEFESTVAAVKAAGGHPLTIAPKVGAVPLSDGTSVAADAQLFGQPSVTVDACAVILSEAACAKLVKEGAAVQWVMDAFGHLKAIGHNDAAKPLLDKAGVEPDAGVTDLEAFVDAAKQRYWDREPNVRTLA
- a CDS encoding ATP-binding protein, which codes for MTDQPPTTLRHAPDSPPLGRWDWDIIADRVTSDAGFARLYGVEPDIAATGAPIAEFFHGIAPQDRPRVRSAIARSIAEGVPFEEEYRVAGPGGRWRWVAAQGRVDRDADGRVTHLPGISFDIDARKRAELRLAALVELGDRLRDPGDAGDLALAAARVLGNALDVSRAGYGTVDPVAETITTERAFCGDGIAPLPAVLHFRDYGSYIEDLKNGVTVAIADVREDDRTRATAEGLRELAAMSFINMPVTEQGGFVALLYLNHAEPREWLDDELALVREVAERTRDAVERRRAEHELATLNERLEQEVEARTAALMAAEEQLRQAHKMEAVGQLTGGLAHDFNNLLTGISGALEMMQVRVAQGRIGELDRYVAAAQGAARRAAALTHRLLAFSRRQTLDPRPTDVNRLVAGMQELVHRTLGPAITLEVVGAAGLWNTLVDPNQLENALLNLCINARDAMPDGGRVTIETANKWLDERAARPRDLPPGQYLSLCVSDTGTGMTPEVQARAFDPFYTTKPMGEGTGLGLSMIYGFARQSGGQVRIYSEPGDGTTVCIYLPRHHGSVDDEGEATLPLDQAQPVEGMPTVLVVDDEPTVRMLVIEVLDGLGYTVLEAGDGAGALRMLDSGIRPDLLVTDVGLPGQMNGRQVADAALARFPTLRVLFITGYAENAVIGSGQLDPHVALLTKPFTMEGLAAKVRALLAEA